The genomic window GATTGCCTACCAGATAAATTATGTCCTGGTTTAGGTTGCGAGGATGTAATAGGTTGATTAGTTGTTAAAGTTATGCTTCGCCCGAGCGGTAAGAAAGAAGAAGACTCCGTGGATTTTCGACAGAATTTCACTTGACTGGCCAATAGGTGGTCCCAGTTTCTGCATATAAAATGCATTACTACGACTGGTATGGACAAATGATCCTAAAGATATGACAGTGACCTCACGACTGCTATGAACAAAAAGGTCGTAATGACATGACAGGGCCGTGCAAGAAATTTCTCTGCTACGTCTCCCGACAGCAAAGCACAAGAGTTGTTTTTAGATCCAGTAGTGCAAGAGTACTAGTAGTTCTAAAACTCTTGAACACTACCAGTACTCCTAAGATCGCAAATTTTCAGCTCTGTTGATTTGCCATCAACCATGGCTACCAATACCATGAATCAGATGCGTCTCCTCCTCCTACACCTCTTGTACCTTGGCCTGAGCCTTGCCGATGACCAGTTCGTGTACTCGGGCTTCGCCGGCACTAATCTCACCCTGGATGGCGTGGCGGGGCTCACGGCGGACGGCATGCTGGAGCTGACAAACGGCACGCTCCAGCGCAAAGGCCACGCCTTCTACCCCGCACCGCTGCGCTTCCGCAATGGCACGATGTTCCGGTCCTTCTCCGCCTCCTTCGTCTTCGGCATCCTGTCCGACCACGTGGACCTGAGCGCCCACGGCATGGCGTTTGTCGTCGCCGCCGGCATGGACTTCTCCGCCGCGCTGCCCAGCGGCTACCTGGGCCTCCTCAACGTCCAGAGCAACGGCAACGCGAGCAACCGCCTGGTCGCCGTCGAGCTGGACACCATGCAGAACGACGAGTTCGGCGACATCAACGACAACCACGTCGGCATCGACGTCAACAGCCTCCACTCGCTGCAGTCCTACTACGCCGGCTACTATGACGACGGCAGCAACGGCGACTTCCGAAACCTGACCTTGATCAGCGGCGAGGCCATGCAGGTGTGGGTGGAGTACGACGGGGAGGCCGCCCAGATGAACGTGACCGTGGCTCCGCTCAACGTGGCCAAGCCTACGCGGCCACTTGTCTCGGCCAAACACGACCTCTCGAAGGTGCTCACTGACGTGGCATACGTCGGCTTCTCCGCCGCCACCGGCGGCACGCTTCGATCGCGGCACTATGTACTCGGATGGAGCTTCGGGCTGAACCGCCCGGCTCCGGCCATCGACATCAACAAGCTACCAAGGCTTCCCCGTGTTGGTTCCAAGGACAGGTCCAGAGCCCTGACGATTGGCCTCACAATAGCAACAGCAGCCTTCCTCCTCACCGGTGCGGCGGCCATTTTCGCCCTCGTGCGAAGGCACCGGAGGTACGCCGAGCTGCTGGAAGACTGGGAGGTCGAGTTCGGCCCGCACCGCTTCTCGTACAAAGATCTGTTCCGCGCCACTGAAGGATTCAAGAGCAACCACCTGCTGGGCATAGGGGGGTTTGGAAGGGTGTACAAGGGGGTCCTTCCCTTGTCCAAATCAGAGATCGCCGTGAAGAGAGTGTCACATGATTCGAAGCAGGGCATGAAGGAGTTCATCGCGGAGGTCGTCAGCCTCGGTCGCCTCCAGCACCGCAACCTTGTGCAGCTGCTGGGATACTGCAGGCGCAAAGGTGAGCTCCTCCTCGTCTACGAGAACATGTCAAACGGGAGCCTTGACAAGTACCTGCATGCCAACGACTGCTTGTTGGATTGGACTACGAGGTTCCGGATCATCAAAGGTATATCTTCTGGCTTAGTCTACCTCCACCATGAATGGGAGAAAGTGGTGATACATCGAGACATCAAGGCCAGCAATGTTCTCCTCGACAACGAGATGAACGGTCGATTAGGCGACTTCGGCCTAGCGAGGCTGTACGACCACGGCTCCGGccccggctccgactccgacccgCAAACTACCCATGTGATCGGCACCATAGGCTACATAGCTCCAGAGCTAGGCCGCAATGGCAAGGCATCTCCCCGGACAGACATATTTGCCTTCGGGGTGTTCATGCTGGAGGTTACATGTGGGCAGAGGCCTATCAGCCATGAAAGAACAGACGACCATGCCTTGCTGGTCAATTGGGTGCTTCACCACTGGCAAAATGGATCCCTTTTGGACACGGTGGATGTTAGGCTCCAAGGAAGCTATGATGAGAATGAGGCCAATTTGGTGCTAAAGCTTGGACTTCTATGTGCGCATCCATTCAGTGATGCAAGGCCGAGTATGCGCCAAGTCATGCAGCATCTGGACGGTGAGACGCCCTTACCGGAGCTGATGCCGACCTACCAGGTGATATCCAACATGCTAGTCCCACTAGAAACAAAGGAATTCCAAGAACCTGATGATACTTCATATCTCGAGTCCAACGCAACTAGCctctcaggaggaagataacaaaAACACTATTGGTGTCGGCGTCTATGTGTCATATACTCATGTCTATTTAATTACAGaattgctaaatctcagtcgactgatacTTAACAAAGTCTTAGTCGAtgctatgtttgtaatatcttacATGGAGATCCATGcaaagttttttttaattttttctttcttcttttttatatGTTGTGTCACTTGACTGAGATCTAGCCACACCCATTTAGGCCCAGTTATTTTGCCAGAATCTGGGAATTCTTCCAGAATCCGACCCttacccagcttctcccagaatctttgagccccatttgtttaACAAACCTGTCTAATTAGaacctaactagataggattgtaaaacaaatggggctcaaagattctgggagaagctgggtaggggtcggattctggcaaaagaactgggccttaaTTACTCGCTCTAGTGTCCCAACATGTTCGCTTTTTATACAATTGGAACCTAAATCTTGAAACTTTTTTTCTTTCGAAATGGAGGCAACAAATTGCCTCATCAACTAATTAAGAGGGGAATAGAGTATACTCGTTTCCAACCAACCACAACACGCCACTTGACAATTACTCACACACTAAAATCTCCCCTAGCTTCTTAGCTCCCGTCGTACCCCAAAGTCTAGCCTTGATAAGAATCTTGTTATGTAGAATCAGCGGCGGCGCGTTCTTATGACGGAAAACACGTGTGTGCCTCTCATTCCATATGGTACATGAAACAAGGATTGTGAGAGAGGCCATCGCCTTCCTATTGAGGATACCCAAGCCGGGTCCTATTCACCCACCAATCCTTGACGGAAGCCTCTCTGTGACAAGTAGAAGGATCCATATGGTCAACCTTGCGGCGATTTGTGGCTCCTATCAAGAGAGATATCGACAACCTTGCGGCGATTCTAATGGGTTTGGGGAGGTGACCGGTGTTTGCACCAACTTTCAAAAGAGCTCGGTTGTGCCCATCTGTTGCTCCCGCATCCGACTGGGCCGCGTTCTACAGAGCTTATCTACGACTAGGACCTCCTTCTCGATGAGATACGTGGGCCCCCCACTCTCGATCTGGCAACTCAAGAAGGTCCTACATTTCCTGGCAGACATGGTGGCTAGTAAACTTGTTACTTGGGAGGGCCAAAACATCACTACCATTGGCCGCACGGCCCTTGTCAAGTCTGTGACCACCTCCCAGGTGGTGTACTTTATCACAACGCTTGTCGTCCCTCCGAGCACACTACACAATGTCAACAAACTCGAGCAAGCATTTCAATGATCCGGCTCGGACAAGACTACCGGGGCTAAGTGCAAGGTCAATTGAGAGGTGGTATGTCGTCTGATTTAATATGGTGGACTTGGAGTGCTAAACACTGACAAATTTGCTCGGGCTTTGAGATTGTGTTGGCCTTGGTTTGAGTGGAAGGAACCAAGTAAGATGTGAGCGGGCACCGGAAACCCATGCCACGAGGCCGACCTTGACTTCTTCTAGGCCTCCACCACCATCATTGTGGGGAATGGGGCGAAAATGCCATTCTGGGACTCCCCATGGTCGTTAGAGTGCAAGCCCAAAGAGATTGTGCCGCTCATCTACGAGGCATCCTCGAGAAAAAACTGGAATGTGCGAGAAGCTCTTAAGGACAATGCCTGGACCTTAAAGATACGACCGGACACCATGGTCTCCGTCCACCACATATGGGAATTCTTTACACTATGGATGCTTGTTGTGCATGACATCAATCTCTATGGGTGTGTTTGGTTGGGGAACCAACTGTCATGGAATGGAATGGTTCCATTCCAGAGGAACGGGTCCATTCCATTCCTGTGTTTGGTAGGAGAAAAAGAGAGTAACGGGTTGGTTCCGTTCCGATGTTTGGTTGGAAGCACGGAGTGGAAAATGGAATGACATAAATTTCTAAATTTCGGCAGCATGTCATTTGTATTTTCAAGAAAGACAACATAACAATATATATTGACAAGTTCAACATATAAATGACAACACATAAAACACAGATTTCAACAAGGTGCACATAGTTAAACACATTTGACAACCATACATGTGTAGTTCACATACGAAGCTCTCCAAAAGCAAGCAAAGTGCAATAGAGCCATACATGTCCAAGTCATACTTGACAGCCACACACGCCTAGTTCACGTACTAAGCTCTCCAAAAGCAACCAAAGTGCACTAGAAGCATACGTGTCAGGTTCACATACTTGACAACCATACAACCATATCGAATTTAGAAGTTCTTCTTGATATACCTACTCACCCAAACAGACTTGTTGGTTTGGGAAAGTTTCATGAAGGCTCTTGCGGTCTTTGGGTTGTCCACAAGATGCGCATAGTAGTGGGCTACGTGCTCTTCATTAAAATCTGGAAATGTGGAGACTACATCCCAAAGGTCATCTGGTATGTCATCATCATCTCCACTAGACTTCACAAGCGCATCGGCCACAAGTTTGAACCCATCTTTGAGAATTAAACTAAGTGGATCTTCAGGAACATGCTTTACCTCTGCCGCCGCGCTGATGTAGCACCTAGACCCTGCTTTCTTTCCCTTCTAACCTGCAGATCATGTGAGGGGGTGAGAAAATGGATCGAAGGAGAGCTAGGTAGAATGCAAGAGCGAGGGAGATGGGCCAGCGGCGTGCGAATGCGAGGGAGATGAGCCAGCATCGCGGAACAGCTAGAGAGGGGCGCTGACGCAGAGAGGGAGAGGACTAGAGCCACAGAGAGGGAGAGGGTTGGCGCCACATAGAAGGAGAGGGCCAGCGGCGCTGAGAGGGAGAGGGACGGCGACGCGTAGAGGGAGTGGGACGGCGGTGCGCGAGAGAAGTAGAGGggcggtggaggagagagggagatggccggcggcgcagagagggagagggacggcggcgcagaggagagggagggaggaagaggggtGGCGCACCTGTGCGTGGGAGGAAAGAGGAGAGCAGCGACGAGCCGTTCCGCGTGGTTTCCTCGATTTGGAGGTCTCAGCGCATTCCGCATCTGAGGCGAATATTCCTAAGCGGGAACGACTTGGTTATGCTTCCGTTGGCCTACCAAACGCAGGAATGAGGCCTAGGAACGGGTCCGACCCATGACATTCCGGCCCGCAATtggaaccaaacacaccctataagCATTCTGAGGACGACATCATATGGAAGCACGCGACTAATGGGCAATACTCGGCGGCCTCCGCATAGAAGGCACAAATCTTGGGCATGGTTAAATCTTGAAACTTTGATTTGATTAACTAGCTGAATCCCCATGCACTGCCATGGAATAGAAAATAATATATAGACACACAAATAAAACTCCCTAGTAGTCATCTGTATCTCCTTAATCAACATCCTTGCAATCGGATACTTACATGCAAGTGATGCAAATGGTAAGGGAtaggtgtgacgcccgggtatttaagctacagtgaacctctgctaatgatgccacgtcacctcgtttactgttggtaaactcgtgttagttcaaaacgattcaaattcaaatttaaaatataggcaaacaacaaaagttttcaaataataaaactaaaatgttctggtggtgccaaataatgcgtaggtaattatggtggagaaaccacacttgtataaaatatgtaaatactcaaaatgaatataatagtagcaaaacaattagttaaatgattataaaataataaacaattacaaatggttttatattaggtgccaagttaattgcggtagtggcataagtattaaaaatattttaggtgcaacttgggtttttcataaacaccgaaatttaataaaacagaaaagagaaaagaaataaaatagaaaaacaaactaacaaaaaaaagaNNNNNNNNNNNNNNNNNNNNNNNNNNNNNNNNNNNNNNNNNNNNNNNNNNNNNNNNNNNNNNNNNNNNNNNNNNNNNNNNNNNNNNNNNNNNNNNNNNNNNNNNNNNNNNNNNNNNNNNNNNNNNNNNNNNNNNNNNNNNNNNNNNNNNNNNNNNNNNNNNNNNNNNNNNNNNNNNNNNNNNNNNNNNNNNNNNNNNNNNNNNNNNNNNNNNNNNNNNNNNNNNNNNNNNNNNNNNNNNNNNNNNNNNNNNNNNNNNNNNNNNNNNNNNNNNNNNNNNNNNNNNNNNNNNNNNNNNNNNNNNNNNNNNNNNNNNNNNNNNNNNNNNNNNNNNNNNNNNNNNNNNNNNNNNNNNNNNNNNNNNNNNNNNNNNNNNNNNNNNNNNNNNNNNNNNNNNNNNNNNNNNNNNNNNNNNNNNNNNNNNGAACGGGCCACCCCGCACGCCCGCACGCCCGTTtggccccctggggcctatgacagatgggccccatgcccataacgttttataaaaaaagggaattaaatataaa from Triticum aestivum cultivar Chinese Spring chromosome 3B, IWGSC CS RefSeq v2.1, whole genome shotgun sequence includes these protein-coding regions:
- the LOC123071120 gene encoding L-type lectin-domain containing receptor kinase SIT2 translates to MATNTMNQMRLLLLHLLYLGLSLADDQFVYSGFAGTNLTLDGVAGLTADGMLELTNGTLQRKGHAFYPAPLRFRNGTMFRSFSASFVFGILSDHVDLSAHGMAFVVAAGMDFSAALPSGYLGLLNVQSNGNASNRLVAVELDTMQNDEFGDINDNHVGIDVNSLHSLQSYYAGYYDDGSNGDFRNLTLISGEAMQVWVEYDGEAAQMNVTVAPLNVAKPTRPLVSAKHDLSKVLTDVAYVGFSAATGGTLRSRHYVLGWSFGLNRPAPAIDINKLPRLPRVGSKDRSRALTIGLTIATAAFLLTGAAAIFALVRRHRRYAELLEDWEVEFGPHRFSYKDLFRATEGFKSNHLLGIGGFGRVYKGVLPLSKSEIAVKRVSHDSKQGMKEFIAEVVSLGRLQHRNLVQLLGYCRRKGELLLVYENMSNGSLDKYLHANDCLLDWTTRFRIIKGISSGLVYLHHEWEKVVIHRDIKASNVLLDNEMNGRLGDFGLARLYDHGSGPGSDSDPQTTHVIGTIGYIAPELGRNGKASPRTDIFAFGVFMLEVTCGQRPISHERTDDHALLVNWVLHHWQNGSLLDTVDVRLQGSYDENEANLVLKLGLLCAHPFSDARPSMRQVMQHLDGETPLPELMPTYQVISNMLVPLETKEFQEPDDTSYLESNATSLSGGR